One Thunnus maccoyii chromosome 14, fThuMac1.1, whole genome shotgun sequence genomic window carries:
- the prr18 gene encoding proline-rich protein 18 — protein MPFPPISLHQRISSPGRELFGKKKANGVPPQTELTSKSGGEKGSEKEKQSTSWTSANLRNLGRKAHQEKSKSPAQKPGAGQCSWLTLPKPQDSSEGVRRSSSMDSSRLLHGKEEGKKEIQFTLSLTPEAVLVIQKRNLEKQMLAKQQKCCAAADFRHRRVFPSKKAHGASKGSAPVAKAEGAEQDITAIVKISLLNDQYKYDDVEYEEEDGDVDETVVRKCKEWLKGVENAAALGKVDKLSALPHLKGC, from the coding sequence ATGCCTTTTCCGCCCATCAGCCTCCACCAGCGGATCTCTTCTCCTGGAAGGGAACTATTCGGGAAAAAGAAAGCCAACGGAGTGCCTCCTCAGACTGAGCTCACCAGCAAATCCGGCGGAGAAAAAGGTTCCGAAAAGGAGAAGCAGTCCACATCTTGGACATCGGCGAATTTAAGGAATTTGGGGCGGAAAGCTCATCAAGAGAAGAGTAAAAGCCCAGCGCAGAAGCCGGGTGCCGGTCAGTGCTCCTGGCTGACGTTGCCCAAACCTCAGGACTCATCGGAAGGTGTCAGGCGCTCCAGCTCCATGGACTCATCCAGACTTCTCCATGGCAAAGaggaagggaagaaggagaTTCAGTTCACCCTCAGTCTCACCCCTGAAGCCGTTCTCGTCATCCAAAAACGAAATCTTGAAAAGCAGATGCTGGCGAAGCAACAGAAGTGTTGCGCGGCCGCGGACTTCAGGCACAGGCGCGTTTTTCCTTCCAAAAAGGCGCACGGAGCGTCCAAGGGCAGCGCACCAGTCGCCAAAGCGGAGGGAGCAGAGCAGGACATCACCGCCATCGTTAAAATATCTCTGTTGAACGATCAATACAAGTACGATGACGTggagtatgaagaggaggatggagatGTGGACGAGACTGTAGTGAGGAAATGTAAAGAGTGGCTCAAAGGGGTCGAAAATGCCGCTGCTTTGGGAAAAGTCGACAAACTTTCTGCACTCCCGCACCTTAAAGGCTGCTGA
- the tbxtb gene encoding T-box transcription factor T encodes MATGASECPGKASQHRVDHLLSAVESELQAGSEKGDPTERDLKVSLDESELWQKFKDLTNEMIVTKNGRRMFPVLKMNVSGLDPNAMYSFLLDFVSADNHRWKYVNGEWVPGGKPEPQTPSCVYIHPDSPNFGAHWMKAPVSFSKVKLTNKLNGGGQIMLNSLHKYEPRIHIVRVGGPRRMITSHSFPETQFIAVTAYQNEEITALKIKYNPFAKAFLDAKERSDDKDMKEDANDNQQSTYSQLGGWFIPGAGSLCPPASPHSQFGSPISVSPSHGCERYSTLRNHRSAPYTSPYTHRTNSPTGYSDNSSACLSMLSSHDNWSGLQMPTHSSMMPMAHNSPSGTNSNQYTSLWSVSNSPLTPVSQTGGINNSLSSQFLRGSSSHYPSLSHSVTVPSSGSPMYDTGTATEVHDTAQYDTSPHGRLSSAWTPVTPPSL; translated from the exons ATGGCCACAGGCGCTAGTGAGTGTCCCGGGAAGGCCAGTCAGCACCGGGTGGATCACCTCCTCAGCGCGGTGGAGAGTGAGCTGCAGGCCGGCAGCGAGAAGGGCGACCCCACGGAGAGGGATCTGAAAGTTTCCCTGGATGAGAGCGAGCTCTGGCAAAAATTTAAGGATCTAACTAATGAAATGATAGTTACAAAAAATGGCAG GCGCATGTTTCCCGTGTTGAAAATGAACGTGTCTGGATTGGACCCGAACGCCATGTACTCTTTTTTGCTTGACTTCGTATCTGCGGACAACCACAGGTGGAAATATGTGAATGGGGAATGGGTCCCTGGAGGAAAGCCTGAACCTCAGACTCCCAGTTGTGTGTACATCCATCCAGACTCTCCAAATTTCGGAGCGCACTGGATGAAAGCTCCGGTCTCCTTTAGCAAAGTCAAACTCACCAATAAACTGAACGGAGGAGGTCAA ATAATGTTAAATTCCTTACACAAGTACGAGCCACGCATCCATATAGTGCGGGTTGGAGGCCCGCGGAGGATGATCACCAGCCACTCGTTCCCAGAGACACAGTTCATTGCAGTAACAGCGTACCAAAACGAAGAG ATAACTGCTCTAAAAATAAAGTACAATCCTTTTGCCAAAGCCTTCCTGGATGCAAAGGAAAG AAGTGATGACAAAGACATGAAAGAAGATGCAAATGACAACCAGCAGTCAACTTACTCTCAAT TAGGTGGCTGGTTTATTCCAGGCGCAGGTTCCCTCTGCCCTCCTGCCAGTCCTCACAGTCAGTTCGGGAGCCCCATCTCTGTCTCGCCGTCCCACGGCTGTGAGCGCTACTCCACGCTGAGGAACCACCGCTCTGCCCCCTACACCAGCCCGTACACCCATCGGACCAACTCGCCCA CTGGCTACTCTGATAACTCTTCAGCTTGTCTGTCGATGCTTTCAAGCCACGACAACTGGTCCGGTCTACAGATGCCGACACACTCTAGCATGATGCCCATGGCCCACAATTCCCCCTCTGGTACCAACTCAAA tCAGTACACCAGCCTGTGGTCTGTGAGTAACTCGCCCCTGACTCCAGTGTCCCAGACTGGGGGGATAAACAACAGTCTGAGCTCCCAGTTCCTGCGAGGGTCCAGCAGCCACTATCCAAGTCTGTCTCACTCAGTCACAGTGCCCTCCTCTGGCTCTCCCATGTACGACACCGGCACAGCCACAGAAGTGCACGACACAGCTCAGTACGACACTTCTCCACACGGGCGACTATCTTCAGCCTGGACTCCTGTTACCCCTCCGTCCCTGTGA
- the LOC121911861 gene encoding uncharacterized protein LOC121911861 isoform X2: MAQQTTAESLHHPCTDGDRGHEDHISYSRLLEVSGSGESSAELVFGGSQEKDETEQIFPKMKAPTFATLQPNFMRNFQSKMPDLIIPEIPKKSRKAEIYLRGLKKMHNLCVTNMDFSRRLLDRETDSLCWQEERGIQDLVLPGIDSKQGKKSQTDQPALSSVRQPSVQSGRPSSPQQQSNMTSASRRCFESLVWDTAMCCRKTPDPLSIEDVCQQKHVKVIDRGLKLWRNYTENTDY, encoded by the exons ATGGCTCAACAGACAACAGCAGAATCACTTCATCATCCCTGCACTGATGGAGATAGAGGACATGAGGACCACATTTCTTACTCAAG gTTGTTAGAAGTGTCTGGTTCAGGGGAGAGTTCAGCAGAGCTGGTCTTCGGTGGCAGCCAGGAGAAGGATGAAACTGAGCAAATTTTTCCCAAG ATGAAAGCTCCCACATTTGCAACCTTACAGCCAAACTTTATGAGGAACTTCCAGAGTAAGATGCCTGATTTG ATTATTCCTGAGATTCCCAAGAAGAGCAGGAAAGCAGAGATTTACCTGAGAGGACTGAAGAAAATGCATAATCTTTGTGTAACCAACATGGATTTCTCACGAAG ACTtctggacagagagacagactcaCTGTGCTGGCAGGAGGAACGAGGCATCCAAGATTTG GTGCTTCCAGGAATTGACTCCAAACAAGGGAAGAAAAGCCAAACAGACCAGCCAGCTCTCAGCTCTGTGAGACAGCCAAGTGTCCAGAGTGGCCGACCTTCATCTCCTCAACAACAGAGCAATATGACCTCAGCAAG CCGCCGATGTTTTGAGAGTCTGGTCTGGGACACAGCAATGTGCTGCCGTAAAACACCTGATCCCTTATCCATTGAAGATGTGTGTCAACAAAAGCATGTGAAG GTAATCGACCGTGGATTAAAACTATGGAGAAactacacagaaaacacagactaCTGA
- the LOC121911861 gene encoding uncharacterized protein LOC121911861 isoform X1, whose protein sequence is MSGRRVLDSRSAADLMAQQTTAESLHHPCTDGDRGHEDHISYSRLLEVSGSGESSAELVFGGSQEKDETEQIFPKMKAPTFATLQPNFMRNFQSKMPDLIIPEIPKKSRKAEIYLRGLKKMHNLCVTNMDFSRRLLDRETDSLCWQEERGIQDLVLPGIDSKQGKKSQTDQPALSSVRQPSVQSGRPSSPQQQSNMTSASRRCFESLVWDTAMCCRKTPDPLSIEDVCQQKHVKVIDRGLKLWRNYTENTDY, encoded by the exons ATGTCAGGGAGAAGAG TGTTGGACAGCAGATCTGCAGCTGATTTGATGGCTCAACAGACAACAGCAGAATCACTTCATCATCCCTGCACTGATGGAGATAGAGGACATGAGGACCACATTTCTTACTCAAG gTTGTTAGAAGTGTCTGGTTCAGGGGAGAGTTCAGCAGAGCTGGTCTTCGGTGGCAGCCAGGAGAAGGATGAAACTGAGCAAATTTTTCCCAAG ATGAAAGCTCCCACATTTGCAACCTTACAGCCAAACTTTATGAGGAACTTCCAGAGTAAGATGCCTGATTTG ATTATTCCTGAGATTCCCAAGAAGAGCAGGAAAGCAGAGATTTACCTGAGAGGACTGAAGAAAATGCATAATCTTTGTGTAACCAACATGGATTTCTCACGAAG ACTtctggacagagagacagactcaCTGTGCTGGCAGGAGGAACGAGGCATCCAAGATTTG GTGCTTCCAGGAATTGACTCCAAACAAGGGAAGAAAAGCCAAACAGACCAGCCAGCTCTCAGCTCTGTGAGACAGCCAAGTGTCCAGAGTGGCCGACCTTCATCTCCTCAACAACAGAGCAATATGACCTCAGCAAG CCGCCGATGTTTTGAGAGTCTGGTCTGGGACACAGCAATGTGCTGCCGTAAAACACCTGATCCCTTATCCATTGAAGATGTGTGTCAACAAAAGCATGTGAAG GTAATCGACCGTGGATTAAAACTATGGAGAAactacacagaaaacacagactaCTGA